The following proteins come from a genomic window of Triticum aestivum cultivar Chinese Spring chromosome 6A, IWGSC CS RefSeq v2.1, whole genome shotgun sequence:
- the LOC123129239 gene encoding alpha-1,3-mannosyl-glycoprotein 2-beta-N-acetylglucosaminyltransferase isoform X1: MSVKLSSILLHLIVCKNLIFPSSLTERKKSGAEPWSLPPSQVSQTDRGRLLCLQRSRLSSPAPPPAPAMARNPCDIRLLLVAAAFAFIYIQVRLFSTQSSSSNSQAMDGGRLAEAEKCESQLHAMIDQVSAQQEKIAALEEMKVRQDEERVQLKILIQDLEKRSLQTLINKNVVPVAAVVIMACNRPDYLQRTVESILKYQKAVASKFPLFISQDGTNGEVKKKALSYNQITFMQHVDLEPVRTERPGENVAYYKIANHYKWALDELFIKHDFRRVIILEDDMEIAPDFFDYFEAAAKLLDTDKTIMAVSSWNDNGQKQFVYDPKALYRSDFFPGLGWMLTKSTWMELSPKWPKAYWDDWVRLKEVHRDRQFIRPEVCRTYNFGEHGSSMGQFFDQYLKPIKLNDAHIDWNSEDLSYLKEDKFLTKFGKDVASATPVHGSDALLKAHNLDVDVRIQYDNQGDFERIARQFGIFEEWKDGVPRAAYKGVVVFRYKSSQRRIYLVGPDSLRQLGV, translated from the exons ATGAGTGTGAAACTCTCATCCATCCTTCTTCATCTCATTGTATGTAAAAATCTCATCTTTCCTTCCTCCttaactgaaagaaagaaaagcgGAGCAGAGCCGTGGAGTCTCCCTCCCTCCCAAGTCAGTCAGACAGACAGGGGGCGACTGCTCTGCCTGCAAAGGAGTCGTCTTTCTTCCcctgctccgccgccggcgccggcgatggcgcgcAACCCCTGCGACATCCGCCTCCTCCTCGTGGCCGCCGCCTTCGCCTTCATCTACATCCAA GTGCGGCTCTTCTCCACCCAGTCGTCTTCTTCTAATTCCCAGGCGATGGACGGCGGACGCCTCGCGGAAGCA GAGAAATGCGAGAGCCAGCTGCACGCCATGATCGACCAGGTCAGCGCCCAGCAGGAGAAAATCGCCGCGCTTGAAG AGATGAAGGTACGCCAAGACGAGGAGCGTGTGCAGCTCAAGATTTTAATCCAAGATCTTGAAA AAAGGAGCTTACAGACCTTAATAAACAAGAACGTG GTTCCTGTCGCCGCTGTTGTCATAATGGCTTGCAATCGACCAGACTATTTGCAGAGGACAGTGGAATCTATCCTCAA GTACCAGAAAGCAGTTGCTTCAAAGTTTCCACTATTTATATCACAG GATGGAACAAATGGAGAAGTAAAAAAGAAAGCTTTGAGTTACAATCAAATAACATTTATGCAG CATGTGGATCTTGAGCCTGTGCGCACTGAAAGACCAGGAGAAAACGTTGCATATTACAAGATAGCTA ACCACTATAAATGGGCCTTGGATGAGCTCTTCATTAAGCATGATTTCCGCCGAGTAATCATTCTGGAAG ATGACATGGAGATCGCCCCAGATTTCTTCGACTACTTCGAGGCTGCAGCGAAATTGCTTGACACTGACAA GACAATAATGGCTGTTTCATCTTGGAATGATAATGGGCAAAAGCAGTTCGTTTATGACCCAA AGGCTCTTTACCGTTCGGACTTCTTTCCGGGGCTTGGATGGATGCTAACGAAGTCAACATGGATGGAGCTGTCGCCAAAGTGGCCCAAAGC TTATTGGGATGACTGGGTGAGGCTAAAGGAGGTACACAGAGATCGGCAGTTTATTCGGCCAGAAGTATGCAGGACATACAACTTTGGCGAGCAT GGATCAAGCATGGGACAATTCTTTGATCAATACTTGAAACCTATCAAGTTAAATGATGCTCAT ATTGACTGGAATTCCGAGGACCTGAGCTACCTCAAGGAG GACAAGTTTTTGACCAAATTCGGGAAAGACGTGGCTAGCGCCACACCTGTGCATGGATCCGATGCTTTGTTGAAGGCCCACAATCTGGATGTGGACGTAAGGATTCAGTATGACAATCAGGGCGACTTCGAGCGTATAGCTCGTCAGTTTGGAATATTTGAAGAGTGGAAG GACGGTGTTCCACGGGCGGCTTACAAAGGCGTGGTGGTGTTCCGGTACAAGAGCAGCCAAAGACGGATATACCTGGTGGGCCCCGACTCTCTTCGCCAACTCGGCGTTTAG
- the LOC123129239 gene encoding alpha-1,3-mannosyl-glycoprotein 2-beta-N-acetylglucosaminyltransferase isoform X2 → MSVKLSSILLHLIVCKNLIFPSSLTERKKSGAEPWSLPPSQVSQTDRGRLLCLQRSRLSSPAPPPAPAMARNPCDIRLLLVAAAFAFIYIQVRLFSTQSSSSNSQAMDGGRLAEAEKCESQLHAMIDQVSAQQEKIAALEEMKVRQDEERVQLKILIQDLERSTSSLSVHQVPVAAVVIMACNRPDYLQRTVESILKYQKAVASKFPLFISQDGTNGEVKKKALSYNQITFMQHVDLEPVRTERPGENVAYYKIANHYKWALDELFIKHDFRRVIILEDDMEIAPDFFDYFEAAAKLLDTDKTIMAVSSWNDNGQKQFVYDPKALYRSDFFPGLGWMLTKSTWMELSPKWPKAYWDDWVRLKEVHRDRQFIRPEVCRTYNFGEHGSSMGQFFDQYLKPIKLNDAHIDWNSEDLSYLKEDKFLTKFGKDVASATPVHGSDALLKAHNLDVDVRIQYDNQGDFERIARQFGIFEEWKDGVPRAAYKGVVVFRYKSSQRRIYLVGPDSLRQLGV, encoded by the exons ATGAGTGTGAAACTCTCATCCATCCTTCTTCATCTCATTGTATGTAAAAATCTCATCTTTCCTTCCTCCttaactgaaagaaagaaaagcgGAGCAGAGCCGTGGAGTCTCCCTCCCTCCCAAGTCAGTCAGACAGACAGGGGGCGACTGCTCTGCCTGCAAAGGAGTCGTCTTTCTTCCcctgctccgccgccggcgccggcgatggcgcgcAACCCCTGCGACATCCGCCTCCTCCTCGTGGCCGCCGCCTTCGCCTTCATCTACATCCAA GTGCGGCTCTTCTCCACCCAGTCGTCTTCTTCTAATTCCCAGGCGATGGACGGCGGACGCCTCGCGGAAGCA GAGAAATGCGAGAGCCAGCTGCACGCCATGATCGACCAGGTCAGCGCCCAGCAGGAGAAAATCGCCGCGCTTGAAG AGATGAAGGTACGCCAAGACGAGGAGCGTGTGCAGCTCAAGATTTTAATCCAAGATCTTGAAA GATCGACCTCATCTCTTTCTGTACATCAGGTTCCTGTCGCCGCTGTTGTCATAATGGCTTGCAATCGACCAGACTATTTGCAGAGGACAGTGGAATCTATCCTCAA GTACCAGAAAGCAGTTGCTTCAAAGTTTCCACTATTTATATCACAG GATGGAACAAATGGAGAAGTAAAAAAGAAAGCTTTGAGTTACAATCAAATAACATTTATGCAG CATGTGGATCTTGAGCCTGTGCGCACTGAAAGACCAGGAGAAAACGTTGCATATTACAAGATAGCTA ACCACTATAAATGGGCCTTGGATGAGCTCTTCATTAAGCATGATTTCCGCCGAGTAATCATTCTGGAAG ATGACATGGAGATCGCCCCAGATTTCTTCGACTACTTCGAGGCTGCAGCGAAATTGCTTGACACTGACAA GACAATAATGGCTGTTTCATCTTGGAATGATAATGGGCAAAAGCAGTTCGTTTATGACCCAA AGGCTCTTTACCGTTCGGACTTCTTTCCGGGGCTTGGATGGATGCTAACGAAGTCAACATGGATGGAGCTGTCGCCAAAGTGGCCCAAAGC TTATTGGGATGACTGGGTGAGGCTAAAGGAGGTACACAGAGATCGGCAGTTTATTCGGCCAGAAGTATGCAGGACATACAACTTTGGCGAGCAT GGATCAAGCATGGGACAATTCTTTGATCAATACTTGAAACCTATCAAGTTAAATGATGCTCAT ATTGACTGGAATTCCGAGGACCTGAGCTACCTCAAGGAG GACAAGTTTTTGACCAAATTCGGGAAAGACGTGGCTAGCGCCACACCTGTGCATGGATCCGATGCTTTGTTGAAGGCCCACAATCTGGATGTGGACGTAAGGATTCAGTATGACAATCAGGGCGACTTCGAGCGTATAGCTCGTCAGTTTGGAATATTTGAAGAGTGGAAG GACGGTGTTCCACGGGCGGCTTACAAAGGCGTGGTGGTGTTCCGGTACAAGAGCAGCCAAAGACGGATATACCTGGTGGGCCCCGACTCTCTTCGCCAACTCGGCGTTTAG